In Salisediminibacterium beveridgei, one DNA window encodes the following:
- a CDS encoding acyl-CoA dehydrogenase family protein produces the protein MATDKLVKGSMFLLEETAHEDVFTPEDFSDEHKMMAKMTQDFVVEKVKPELEFIEQHEFDRSVRLMKEAGELGLLGVDIPEEYGGLELDKISSTIITEKFGLAGSFSLTHGAHVGIGSLPIVYFGTEEQKKQYLPDLATGERLAAYALTEPTSGSDALSAKATAKLNEEGTHYILNGEKQWITNAGFADVFVVYAKIDGEHFSTFIVEKDHEGVSVGPEEKKMGIKGSSTRTLILEDAKVPKENLLGEAGKGHVIAFNILNLGRFKLGVGCVGGAKRAIELSAAYANERKQFKMPISKFTLIQKKLAEMAAKTYALESTIYRTAGLIDKGFDQLDEEQKKDGKQVGKAIAEYAVECSLNKFYGSEALDEIVDEGVQIHGGYGFMMEYEIENMYRNSRINRIFEGTNEVNRMLVPGTLLKMAMKGELPLLEKATGLQEELMMMMPEEVGDEPLEQERYLLQNAKKIFLMIAGTAAQKYGEKLQKEQELLANVADIVSEIYNIESMILRTEKAMAKDGADKTKQKLLMTEVYSQEAFNKIEAFAKESLVAMEDGDSLRTMLSILKKLTRHTPINLIAKKREVAVKVIEEERYVL, from the coding sequence ATGGCAACGGATAAATTGGTTAAAGGCAGCATGTTTTTACTGGAGGAAACAGCACATGAAGATGTGTTTACTCCTGAGGATTTCTCAGACGAGCACAAGATGATGGCGAAGATGACGCAGGACTTTGTTGTTGAAAAGGTAAAACCGGAGCTGGAATTCATTGAGCAGCATGAATTCGACCGTTCAGTTCGATTGATGAAAGAGGCCGGTGAGTTGGGTCTTCTCGGTGTTGATATTCCGGAAGAATACGGTGGACTCGAACTTGATAAAATCAGTTCCACCATCATTACGGAAAAATTCGGTCTGGCCGGGTCTTTCTCGTTGACACACGGCGCACACGTGGGGATCGGATCCCTTCCAATCGTTTATTTCGGTACAGAAGAACAGAAGAAACAGTATTTGCCGGATCTTGCTACCGGTGAGCGGCTTGCCGCTTATGCATTGACGGAGCCGACGTCAGGCTCAGATGCCCTTTCAGCGAAAGCGACAGCAAAGCTGAACGAAGAGGGGACGCACTATATCCTCAATGGTGAAAAGCAGTGGATCACCAACGCCGGATTTGCCGATGTGTTTGTTGTTTATGCGAAAATCGATGGAGAACACTTCTCCACGTTCATCGTGGAAAAAGACCATGAAGGCGTGTCTGTCGGACCTGAAGAAAAGAAAATGGGTATAAAAGGATCTTCCACACGGACACTGATCCTTGAAGACGCAAAAGTACCGAAAGAAAATCTGCTCGGCGAAGCAGGCAAGGGTCACGTGATTGCCTTTAATATCTTAAACCTGGGCCGCTTCAAGCTGGGTGTTGGTTGTGTCGGTGGTGCAAAACGCGCGATTGAACTCTCAGCTGCCTATGCCAATGAGCGAAAACAGTTTAAGATGCCGATCTCGAAGTTTACGCTGATTCAGAAAAAACTTGCGGAGATGGCTGCGAAAACCTATGCGTTGGAGAGTACGATTTACCGTACTGCCGGGCTGATTGATAAAGGGTTTGATCAGCTGGATGAAGAGCAAAAGAAAGACGGCAAGCAGGTGGGTAAAGCCATCGCAGAATACGCAGTGGAATGTTCCCTGAATAAATTCTACGGCTCCGAAGCACTGGATGAAATCGTTGACGAAGGCGTTCAGATTCACGGCGGTTATGGATTCATGATGGAGTATGAAATCGAAAATATGTACCGCAATTCCCGCATCAACCGCATCTTTGAAGGAACAAACGAAGTCAACCGCATGCTTGTACCAGGTACTCTTCTGAAGATGGCGATGAAAGGTGAATTGCCGCTTTTGGAGAAAGCAACCGGACTTCAGGAAGAACTGATGATGATGATGCCGGAAGAAGTAGGCGACGAGCCGTTGGAGCAAGAGCGTTATTTGCTTCAAAACGCCAAGAAGATCTTCCTTATGATTGCCGGTACTGCCGCACAAAAATATGGTGAGAAGCTTCAAAAAGAGCAGGAACTCCTTGCCAACGTGGCAGATATCGTCAGTGAAATCTACAACATCGAATCCATGATTCTCCGAACAGAGAAAGCGATGGCAAAAGATGGCGCTGATAAAACTAAGCAAAAGCTTCTGATGACAGAAGTCTATTCACAGGAAGCGTTTAACAAGATTGAAGCATTTGCCAAAGAATCACTGGTGGCCATGGAAGATGGCGACAGCCTGAGAACCATGCTGTCCATCCTGAAGAAACTGACGCGTCATACACCGATCAATCTCATTGCGAAGAAACGTGAAGTGGCTGTGAAGGTGATTGAGGAAGAGCGTTACGTACTGTAA
- a CDS encoding arsenate reductase family protein produces MSMTLYHYPQUGKCRQAKAWLDEKGVAYEAVHIVNEPPSEKTLKDLHEKSNLPLKKFFNTSGKKYRELGLKDKLAGATDDDLISWLASDGMLIKRPLLTDGKQVTVGFKEDMYEEAWG; encoded by the coding sequence ATGTCAATGACACTGTATCACTATCCCCAGTGAGGGAAGTGCAGACAAGCCAAGGCTTGGCTTGACGAAAAAGGAGTGGCCTATGAAGCCGTTCATATTGTAAATGAACCGCCTTCTGAAAAGACGTTGAAAGACTTGCATGAAAAAAGCAATCTGCCCCTGAAAAAGTTTTTTAATACGAGCGGTAAAAAATATCGTGAACTTGGATTGAAAGATAAACTGGCCGGTGCAACCGATGATGATCTGATCTCCTGGCTTGCATCTGACGGCATGCTGATTAAGCGGCCGCTTTTGACAGACGGCAAACAGGTAACGGTTGGATTTAAAGAGGACATGTACGAAGAAGCTTGGGGATGA
- the gcvH gene encoding glycine cleavage system protein GcvH, with protein sequence MSLPKNLKYSAEHEWVKEEDGKLRIGITEHAQSELGDIVFVELPEVGDDIEAEEPFGSVESVKTVSELYAPVTGKVVEVNEELEDSPEFVNESPYEKAWMIVVEPTDDGELSQLMDADEYQKMLDEA encoded by the coding sequence ATGAGCTTACCGAAAAATTTAAAGTATTCTGCCGAACATGAATGGGTAAAGGAGGAAGATGGCAAACTGCGTATTGGCATAACCGAACATGCCCAGTCAGAGCTTGGAGATATTGTCTTTGTTGAACTGCCTGAGGTCGGGGACGACATTGAAGCAGAAGAACCATTTGGCAGCGTAGAGTCAGTGAAGACGGTATCTGAACTGTACGCACCGGTCACCGGAAAAGTGGTTGAGGTCAATGAAGAACTCGAAGATTCACCTGAATTCGTGAATGAATCGCCATATGAGAAAGCCTGGATGATTGTTGTAGAACCGACAGATGACGGCGAACTGAGTCAACTGATGGATGCAGACGAATACCAGAAAATGCTCGACGAAGCCTGA
- a CDS encoding MFS transporter: MFTRFTNDWKHQFKQYNRNVRLFLLSSVLVHIGMGIFMIIYNYYIRELGYDDQMNGSVIAMQSAATALLLLPAGILSDRTGRKKIILIGVLFAAVSLFLRANGSGEWLLLSGAFMTGVFMAMIQVSAIPLLAENSTERQRVHLFSFNFAVIMMANVIGNTMGGAFSDLFEMLFGLSSLWSIRVTLLIGAMFFLSALIPVMKIHEAEKVESKQVQDRSFKRLFRTHREGLKIILLFAGAQIIIGFGSGLVIPYLNLYFVDRFETSHTMVGLILSSGQAMTAVALMIGPLVVRRIGEIKAVVFFQLASIPFLLLTAYTEILWLAVFGFLFRQALMNAGNPIQMSLMMRSVDDKIKGLANSVGQAVFQLGWAVMGPVSTTIVVVYGSYTGYAIVFSITAVLYIVGTIYFFVVFRHRIKPMSE, from the coding sequence ATGTTCACACGTTTTACAAATGATTGGAAGCATCAGTTTAAACAGTATAATCGTAATGTGAGATTGTTTTTACTGAGTTCCGTCCTGGTCCATATCGGGATGGGTATTTTTATGATCATCTACAATTATTACATAAGAGAATTGGGTTATGACGACCAGATGAACGGATCGGTCATCGCGATGCAATCCGCCGCTACGGCGCTTTTATTACTGCCTGCAGGGATTTTATCTGACCGGACCGGGCGAAAAAAAATCATCCTGATCGGGGTGCTTTTTGCAGCTGTCAGTCTGTTTCTAAGGGCAAATGGTTCAGGAGAGTGGCTGTTATTATCCGGTGCATTCATGACCGGCGTATTTATGGCAATGATTCAGGTTTCAGCGATCCCGTTACTTGCTGAGAATTCCACTGAGCGGCAAAGGGTTCATTTGTTCAGCTTTAACTTTGCGGTCATCATGATGGCTAATGTCATCGGAAATACAATGGGTGGTGCGTTCAGCGACTTGTTTGAAATGCTGTTCGGGTTATCATCACTCTGGAGTATCCGTGTCACCTTACTGATAGGCGCCATGTTTTTTCTGAGCGCATTAATCCCTGTCATGAAAATTCATGAGGCGGAAAAAGTGGAGTCAAAACAGGTTCAGGACCGTTCGTTCAAGCGGCTATTCAGGACGCACCGGGAAGGCTTGAAAATCATCTTACTGTTTGCCGGTGCGCAAATCATCATCGGCTTCGGTTCGGGGCTTGTCATTCCCTATCTGAATCTCTATTTCGTTGACCGCTTTGAAACGAGCCATACGATGGTTGGACTCATCTTGTCTTCCGGTCAGGCAATGACAGCCGTCGCTTTGATGATTGGTCCGCTTGTGGTCAGGCGGATCGGTGAAATCAAAGCGGTCGTTTTCTTTCAACTTGCCTCCATTCCCTTTCTTCTCCTTACAGCGTATACGGAAATTCTGTGGCTGGCCGTATTCGGTTTTCTGTTCCGTCAGGCACTCATGAATGCGGGGAATCCGATACAGATGTCCCTGATGATGCGCAGTGTGGACGACAAGATTAAGGGGCTTGCAAATTCCGTTGGTCAGGCGGTTTTTCAACTCGGCTGGGCGGTCATGGGCCCTGTTTCGACAACGATCGTCGTCGTTTACGGCTCCTATACCGGCTACGCCATTGTCTTTTCCATCACAGCAGTCTTGTACATTGTGGGGACGATTTACTTCTTTGTGGTATTCAGACACCGGATCAAACCGATGTCTGAATAA
- a CDS encoding methionine ABC transporter ATP-binding protein produces MIELRQLTKHFQTANGTIKAVDDINLTIEKGQIYGIIGYSGAGKSTLIRLLNQLETPTSGEVVIDGKVINQLGKQDLREARQEMGMIFQHFNILWSRTVADNIAFPLEINGTPKEEQSRRVKELVELVGLSGREDAYPSQLSGGQKQRVGIARSLANNPKVLLCDEATSALDPKTTDSILDLLVDINQKLGLTIVLITHEMHVIRKICHRVAVMEEGRFVEEGPVLDVFRRPKEAMTKEFVKQILEPEDTEEAVEHLFSETNLKKVYQLTFTGNDAKKPLITSVVREFDVAVNILQGKLTQTQNGTYGTLFIHLDATDEVTEDVLSFIKARDVLVEVVEHD; encoded by the coding sequence ATGATTGAATTGCGTCAGCTGACGAAACATTTCCAAACGGCAAATGGCACAATTAAAGCCGTTGATGATATCAACCTGACGATCGAAAAAGGACAAATTTACGGCATTATCGGCTACAGCGGAGCGGGAAAAAGTACGTTGATCAGGCTCTTGAATCAGCTGGAAACACCGACGTCAGGCGAAGTGGTCATTGACGGGAAAGTGATTAACCAGCTTGGCAAACAGGACCTAAGAGAAGCACGACAGGAAATGGGTATGATTTTTCAGCACTTCAATATCCTCTGGTCCCGAACGGTTGCCGATAATATCGCTTTCCCATTAGAGATCAATGGTACACCGAAGGAAGAACAGAGCAGGCGGGTTAAGGAATTAGTTGAGCTGGTCGGCTTGAGTGGTCGGGAGGACGCCTATCCGTCCCAGTTGAGCGGCGGTCAAAAACAGCGCGTCGGTATAGCCCGGTCACTTGCCAACAATCCGAAGGTGCTTTTATGTGATGAGGCAACGTCAGCACTGGATCCGAAAACGACGGATTCCATTCTCGACTTACTGGTGGATATCAATCAAAAACTTGGCCTGACGATTGTGCTGATCACACACGAAATGCATGTGATCCGAAAAATCTGTCACCGTGTGGCAGTGATGGAAGAGGGGCGTTTTGTCGAGGAAGGTCCGGTGCTCGATGTTTTCCGCAGGCCCAAAGAAGCGATGACCAAGGAATTTGTTAAACAAATCCTCGAACCGGAAGATACAGAAGAAGCGGTGGAACATTTGTTTTCAGAAACGAATCTGAAGAAGGTTTATCAGCTGACCTTCACCGGAAATGATGCGAAGAAGCCATTGATCACGTCGGTTGTCAGAGAGTTTGATGTCGCCGTCAACATCCTTCAGGGAAAATTGACACAGACGCAAAATGGCACATACGGTACGTTGTTTATACATCTCGATGCAACGGATGAAGTGACGGAGGACGTACTATCCTTTATAAAAGCCCGTGATGTGCTCGTGGAGGTGGTTGAACATGACTGA
- a CDS encoding methionine ABC transporter permease, with protein sequence MTDLILGGLLFPNVNWDRMLEATYETMYMSIVALAFTFVFGVFLGLLLFLTAREQLWQNKVIHAITAAYVNIFRSIPFIILLVLLIPFTRLILGTFLGPSAALPALIIGAAPFYARLVEIALREIDKGVIEASKSMGATHRQIIFKVLLPESMPALVSGITVTAIALVSYTAMAGVIGAGGLGNLAYLEGFQRGNPDVTLLATIIVLVIVFALQFLGDIITNKLDKR encoded by the coding sequence ATGACTGATCTGATTCTGGGAGGTTTGTTATTTCCGAATGTCAATTGGGATCGCATGCTCGAAGCAACCTATGAAACGATGTACATGTCGATCGTCGCACTCGCATTTACATTCGTATTCGGTGTATTCCTTGGCCTGTTGCTGTTTCTCACGGCCAGGGAGCAGCTATGGCAGAACAAGGTGATTCATGCGATCACTGCAGCCTACGTGAACATTTTCAGATCCATCCCTTTCATTATACTTCTGGTGCTGTTGATTCCGTTCACACGGTTGATACTCGGAACGTTTCTCGGGCCATCGGCTGCGCTTCCCGCACTGATCATCGGTGCTGCGCCATTTTATGCGCGGCTTGTGGAAATCGCCTTACGAGAGATTGATAAAGGGGTGATTGAAGCTTCGAAATCGATGGGGGCCACGCACCGGCAGATCATCTTCAAAGTGCTGCTGCCGGAATCGATGCCTGCACTTGTATCGGGAATTACGGTGACGGCGATTGCTTTAGTCAGTTATACGGCAATGGCAGGCGTTATCGGCGCTGGAGGACTTGGGAATCTGGCCTACCTGGAAGGATTCCAACGCGGTAATCCGGATGTCACCTTACTGGCGACTATCATTGTGCTTGTTATTGTATTCGCCCTTCAATTTCTTGGCGATATAATTACAAATAAATTAGACAAACGATAA
- a CDS encoding MetQ/NlpA family ABC transporter substrate-binding protein, which yields MKKAIQGTIVGGLSLGMLAACGGDEETLVIGASNVPHAEILEFAEPLLEEEGISIDIQTYQDYVIPNEALDEEELDANYFQHVPYLESQIEDHGYDFVNAGGIHIEPIGVYSQDYTSLDDLPEGATFIISNSVADHGRVLMMLEGEGLITLAEGAGINATIDDIEDNPNDFEFNADVDAGLLASAYENNEGDAVLINSNYALDAGLNPLEDSIALEDASEDNPYVNVIAVNAGDEDDERIQTLVDILRSEEVQEFIIDEYDNAVVPVTE from the coding sequence ATGAAAAAAGCAATACAAGGTACGATCGTTGGAGGATTATCACTGGGAATGCTTGCTGCTTGCGGCGGCGATGAGGAAACGCTCGTGATCGGGGCATCGAATGTGCCACACGCAGAAATTCTCGAGTTTGCAGAACCTCTTTTGGAAGAGGAAGGAATCAGCATTGATATCCAAACCTATCAGGACTATGTGATTCCAAATGAAGCATTGGATGAAGAGGAACTCGATGCGAATTATTTTCAGCATGTGCCATATCTGGAGTCGCAGATTGAAGACCACGGCTATGACTTTGTCAACGCAGGTGGCATCCACATCGAACCGATCGGTGTCTATTCACAGGATTATACAAGCCTCGATGACTTGCCGGAAGGGGCGACCTTCATCATTTCCAACTCTGTAGCCGACCACGGGCGGGTCCTGATGATGCTCGAGGGCGAAGGACTGATTACATTGGCAGAGGGTGCCGGAATCAATGCAACGATCGATGACATTGAAGACAATCCGAACGATTTTGAGTTCAATGCGGATGTTGATGCAGGACTCCTTGCTTCTGCATACGAAAACAACGAGGGTGATGCGGTATTGATCAACTCCAACTATGCGTTGGATGCTGGACTGAATCCGTTGGAAGATAGTATTGCTCTTGAAGATGCCAGTGAGGACAACCCCTATGTCAACGTGATTGCAGTGAATGCCGGAGACGAGGATGATGAGCGCATTCAAACGCTGGTGGATATTCTTCGCTCTGAAGAAGTTCAGGAATTTATCATTGATGAATATGACAACGCCGTTGTTCCTGTAACCGAATAA
- a CDS encoding sensor domain-containing diguanylate cyclase — protein sequence MPTIIRGSGYILVIFTVMVILLVNLFSENSLELDLSHATPLDEGWYVERADGLDAVTDIPGQVEISSGEPMSLRKTLPRAFDQHQSILFRSSLQYVDVYLDGELIHQSLDSTWRGLHLPLASHWLIVEIPEGSAGADLHVDFTSPFSAMSGQVNAVHYGSPGDIHVHLLSEFGYDFLYSLVVIGVGLIMLLSYLIFKTIKPFEMLYLGLFITGMGIWFLAESRMIQYVTGDQFIIGSLAYLSIALVPIPILIYLRDVIFTGKSRLISFFVYVVFVWFVLIGFLQLSGIAGFFQTAPYTLMGSLIICTVMIGLMIHEYYLYKNADAAKFLFALSILIAFAFLEGFIFFFSSPVFISNVMKIGFFLFIFILGMNTVQSFMKRLKKLQESEIFEELAFTDQLTGGYNRMAFERDVDDLFAEADDPSKYRLVYIDINEMKSINDVFGHRSGDEAIKTVYGIMVSVFEELGRCYRIGGDEFACIVEVPDEEDYKKLQQEIISAVTEEDKAVSYQLSIALGSAVYNPETSGAIADWMHRADKAMYSHKIKSKLG from the coding sequence ATGCCTACTATCATACGGGGAAGCGGTTATATTTTGGTGATTTTTACAGTGATGGTCATCCTTCTTGTCAATCTGTTCAGTGAAAATTCCTTGGAACTTGATCTGTCACATGCAACGCCACTCGATGAAGGCTGGTATGTGGAAAGAGCGGATGGACTGGATGCTGTGACGGATATACCGGGACAAGTGGAAATCAGTTCTGGAGAACCAATGAGCCTCAGAAAAACTCTTCCTCGAGCATTCGATCAACATCAATCCATCCTGTTTCGGTCGTCCCTGCAATACGTCGATGTGTATCTTGACGGAGAGTTGATTCATCAATCTTTGGATTCAACCTGGCGCGGATTGCACTTACCTTTAGCAAGTCACTGGCTGATTGTTGAGATACCGGAAGGCTCTGCCGGTGCAGATCTCCATGTTGACTTTACGTCTCCTTTTTCAGCGATGAGTGGACAGGTGAATGCGGTACATTACGGATCACCCGGGGATATACATGTCCACCTGCTCTCGGAATTCGGGTATGATTTTTTATATTCGCTGGTGGTGATTGGTGTGGGACTGATCATGCTGCTGTCGTATCTGATTTTCAAGACGATCAAACCGTTTGAAATGCTTTATCTCGGCCTTTTCATTACCGGTATGGGCATTTGGTTTTTGGCAGAATCACGAATGATTCAATATGTGACAGGTGATCAGTTTATCATTGGGAGTTTGGCGTATCTTTCCATTGCACTGGTGCCTATTCCTATCTTAATTTATTTAAGGGATGTGATCTTTACTGGAAAAAGCCGACTCATCTCATTTTTCGTTTATGTTGTATTCGTGTGGTTTGTCCTCATTGGATTCCTCCAGCTTTCAGGGATCGCAGGCTTCTTTCAGACAGCGCCGTATACTCTGATGGGTTCATTGATAATTTGTACAGTGATGATCGGCTTGATGATTCACGAATACTATTTATACAAAAATGCAGATGCGGCAAAGTTCCTTTTTGCATTATCGATTTTAATCGCTTTTGCTTTTCTTGAAGGTTTTATTTTTTTCTTCAGCAGTCCGGTGTTTATCTCAAATGTTATGAAAATCGGATTCTTTCTATTTATCTTTATTTTGGGGATGAATACGGTTCAAAGCTTTATGAAACGATTGAAAAAGCTTCAGGAGTCGGAAATATTTGAGGAACTTGCCTTTACAGATCAACTGACGGGTGGTTATAACCGGATGGCCTTTGAAAGGGATGTCGATGACCTCTTTGCAGAAGCAGACGATCCAAGCAAATACCGGTTGGTCTACATTGATATTAATGAAATGAAGTCCATTAATGATGTATTTGGACACAGGAGTGGGGATGAAGCCATTAAGACGGTCTACGGCATCATGGTCTCTGTATTCGAAGAATTGGGGCGATGTTACCGGATTGGAGGCGATGAATTTGCCTGCATCGTTGAAGTTCCGGATGAAGAAGACTATAAAAAACTTCAACAGGAGATCATCTCGGCAGTGACTGAAGAAGACAAAGCCGTTTCTTATCAACTGAGTATCGCCCTGGGGAGCGCTGTTTATAACCCGGAAACTTCAGGAGCGATTGCTGATTGGATGCACAGAGCAGATAAAGCGATGTACAGTCACAAAATCAAGTCGAAATTGGGATGA
- the sufC gene encoding Fe-S cluster assembly ATPase SufC has product MTKPSLSVKDLHVNIEDKEILKGLNIDVKGGEIHAIMGPNGTGKSTLASSLMGHPNYNVTKGEASIDGKDLFDMEVDERAQAGLYLAMQYPSEISGVTNADFIRSAMNSRREEGDEISLMKFIRKMDTEMGKLEIDQSFQHRYLNEGFSGGEKKRNEILQLLMLEPRIAILDEIDSGLDIDALQVVAKGVNSLRSENFGCLIITHYQRLLDFVEPDFVHVMMQGKIVKSGGPELAKKLEEKGYEWIKEELGIEDERVGQE; this is encoded by the coding sequence ATGACCAAGCCAAGCTTAAGTGTAAAGGATCTTCATGTAAATATTGAAGACAAAGAAATTCTGAAAGGTCTTAACATCGATGTAAAAGGTGGAGAAATCCATGCCATCATGGGACCAAACGGTACAGGTAAATCAACGCTGGCGTCTTCGTTAATGGGTCACCCGAATTATAACGTGACAAAAGGCGAAGCATCGATCGATGGGAAAGACCTGTTCGATATGGAAGTAGATGAACGTGCACAGGCAGGACTCTATCTGGCGATGCAGTATCCGAGTGAGATTTCCGGTGTGACAAACGCTGACTTTATCCGCTCCGCGATGAACTCAAGACGCGAAGAGGGCGATGAAATCTCTCTCATGAAATTCATCCGTAAAATGGATACAGAAATGGGCAAACTCGAAATTGATCAGTCTTTCCAACACCGTTACCTGAACGAAGGGTTCTCCGGTGGTGAGAAAAAGCGTAACGAAATTCTTCAGCTGCTCATGCTCGAGCCGCGTATCGCCATTCTTGATGAAATTGATTCCGGACTGGACATCGATGCCCTGCAGGTCGTTGCGAAAGGTGTTAACAGCCTCAGAAGCGAAAACTTCGGTTGTCTCATCATCACGCACTATCAGCGGTTGCTCGACTTTGTTGAACCGGACTTTGTTCACGTGATGATGCAGGGCAAGATCGTCAAATCAGGCGGACCGGAATTGGCGAAGAAACTCGAAGAAAAAGGTTACGAGTGGATTAAAGAAGAACTCGGAATCGAAGATGAGCGAGTAGGCCAGGAATAA
- the sufD gene encoding Fe-S cluster assembly protein SufD, which translates to MTAEVSLPITKEDLTRFSTDRQEPKWFTDLRLSAFEKAMELELPKPDKTNITKWNFTSFSTDSGVDAENAYGSLSEAEQTLSGEEASIGNLAVQKNGVTRYLSLTDDLKAKGVIFTDIQTALKEHSDLVEKYFMQDAVNVNENRMTALHAAAINGGVFIYIPEGVEVTEPLQSIFTHAGEYGLFNHVLVVAEANSKMTYVENYLSEGSKENAFVNIIAEVYVADGAEIRFGAVDNLSENVTTYVNRRGQVSGRDAELYWALGQMNDGNTVSENTTYLVGQGARGDAKTVVIGRGSQVQNFTTNLVHFGKNTDGHILKHGVMKDSATSIFNGVSKIEHGATKANSEQTERVLMLSRKARGDANPILLIDEDDVTAGHAASVGKIDPVQMFYLMSRGLKKIEAERLIIHGFLNPVVSALPIDSVKEQLFDVIERKVY; encoded by the coding sequence ATGACAGCGGAAGTATCTTTACCAATTACTAAAGAAGACTTAACACGCTTCTCAACTGACCGTCAGGAGCCGAAATGGTTTACGGATCTTCGTCTGAGTGCATTTGAGAAAGCGATGGAACTTGAATTACCAAAACCGGATAAGACCAATATAACAAAGTGGAACTTCACCAGTTTCTCAACCGATTCGGGTGTAGATGCTGAAAATGCATACGGATCACTTTCCGAAGCGGAGCAGACACTCTCAGGTGAAGAGGCTTCAATCGGTAATCTGGCAGTGCAAAAAAACGGGGTTACCCGCTATCTTTCCCTGACAGATGATTTGAAAGCCAAAGGTGTTATTTTCACCGACATTCAAACCGCATTGAAAGAGCACAGTGATCTTGTAGAGAAATACTTTATGCAAGACGCTGTCAACGTCAACGAGAACCGGATGACCGCTCTTCACGCAGCAGCAATCAACGGTGGTGTCTTCATTTATATTCCTGAAGGTGTTGAAGTCACTGAACCGCTTCAGTCCATTTTCACACACGCCGGAGAATACGGTCTTTTCAATCACGTATTGGTTGTTGCGGAAGCAAACAGCAAAATGACGTATGTGGAGAATTACCTGTCAGAAGGCTCCAAAGAGAATGCTTTTGTGAATATCATCGCAGAAGTCTATGTGGCAGATGGTGCAGAAATCCGTTTCGGTGCCGTGGATAACCTCAGCGAAAACGTAACGACATATGTGAATCGCCGAGGCCAAGTCAGTGGACGGGACGCTGAACTATACTGGGCACTGGGTCAAATGAATGACGGCAATACGGTTTCAGAGAATACCACTTACCTCGTGGGTCAAGGTGCTAGAGGCGACGCGAAAACCGTTGTCATTGGACGTGGCTCGCAAGTACAGAACTTCACGACCAACCTGGTTCATTTCGGAAAGAATACCGATGGTCACATTCTGAAACACGGTGTCATGAAAGATTCGGCAACCTCCATCTTTAATGGTGTATCCAAGATTGAACACGGCGCGACGAAAGCGAACAGTGAGCAGACTGAGCGTGTTCTGATGCTCAGCCGGAAGGCTCGCGGTGACGCGAATCCGATCTTGTTGATTGATGAAGATGATGTGACCGCCGGGCACGCAGCTTCCGTCGGTAAAATTGACCCGGTTCAGATGTTTTATCTGATGAGCCGAGGTTTGAAAAAAATCGAGGCTGAGCGCCTGATTATTCACGGGTTCTTGAATCCGGTTGTCAGTGCGTTGCCGATCGACAGCGTAAAGGAGCAACTGTTTGACGTGATCGAAAGGAAAGTGTACTAA